In Acanthochromis polyacanthus isolate Apoly-LR-REF ecotype Palm Island chromosome 9, KAUST_Apoly_ChrSc, whole genome shotgun sequence, the DNA window GACACAATATTCTGGATATCGGTGAGAATTCAGCCTTCAGTGTGAAGAGTGTTACAGAAATCATTCATTGTCCTGTTCAGAGGTTTGCTGAAGAATATTTAATCATAAACTGATGTCAGGTCAGTTTACTGATACTGAGAATGGGTCTGGTAAAGGAAGAAGACCAAGAACAATTGAAGGTTAGAGGAGACACCACGTAGTGATGGGATCATACCAGCTGCAAAACCGTCAACATGTTGATGTCCTGAGTACTCGATAGTTACCGTATTATTAGAGTGCTTCTACACTCACTGGTTGGACCACACCCATCTTCATCTCTGCTTCCATTCTGATCTAAACTGTGCAGATGTAAATTTTCACGACTGGCTGTGATGCTGAAAATCAGATAAACAAACTAAGTATTCTCCATTTCATGTTCCTCAATACCAATACCTGACCTTTGGCTAAAAccttttaaacaaaataatccAAGTCTCATGTCTCCAGAATCTTCCTCTTTCCTTTAGTTTTTTCCCTTCAGGAGTCGTCACAGAGAATCAtctgcctccatctaaccctgtccctctgcatcctcttctctcacaccaattAACTTCATGTGTCTCTCAATTTATCAGCAAAAATTACATCAAAAGAGGACTGATTGCTCCATAACTGCAAACAAAGTTCAAAagggctgtttcagtgtctgtagcctTAAATGCAGCTGAGCTGCTGTTCCGTCCCCCTTCAGGAAGGAAACTCTCTCTGAACAATAATTCCATGTGGAAACATCACCAAATCCTCAGCTCAGCTGGTGTTTTTAACTTGTGTATTGTAGTATAATATTATTTAGTATGAAATGCTAAAAGTAAACGATGATATAATCATGGCAAAAGCTATTACACTGAAGAGTGGCGTTATAATGTATGAAATACATGATGACTATTCTAGTATTCACTTTGTTTtgatgctgttgtgtgtctgtggaggacACACCTTGGCTGGAAGATCAaagtaaaacatatttttggttTGAAGACAAATCATATGCTTTGTAGAAAATCAAATATGGAGTCCTCAAAACATGACTTTTGTTCGTGATTCCTCAAACGGTTTATATGAAATTTATAAGCAACTGTTTTAGACATCtccattgaaatgaatgggaagtTGGTGAGACGCTACCTAAACCCAGTCATCTGTGGAACTTTGTGGTTTTatcaaattttaattaaaaatttcaGTCAAGTTTAAATGGGCCACAAGGCGTTGAATGTTATTTGTCTAAATTGGTATGTTGacatctttcacattttttacacaGTCACAGGTaagttttctgaatttttttaaaaatcctgaaTTTTCCTTCAGATAGAGTGGCTGACATCACATCTGGCATCATCCACTTGAACTTCTGACCTGAAAAGTTTTATAAAAGAAATGTAGTTAACTTCATCTCCCCTGGATTCCTCCTCTGTACcaacattttatacataaaaatgtTGGCATTTCAGCCCCCTTCCACATGGTGTGAGTCTCCTTAACAGAGGACTTATGGTGTTGTAATAAATCACCTCAGAGCTCAGAGTGTCGACCAAAACTCTCATTGGCTGCTGTTATATCTGAGCCCCAAAATATCAGGTGAAAATCAGAAACCGTGACCTGCCACCAAATCTATAGAGTGTTTAACAAATGTATTCGACCACCACCAGTTGTTTGCCATCGCTGTCCTAAATTAACAGTATTGTGAttaccaaaacatttttttatgtttctctaTGTGCAAGCTCTTTAATCAAAATCATGCTGTTATTAGTCAAATAGAATTATTGTTGTTATCCTTGAATATTCAAATTcagttttacaaaaaagcagaagaaaatagaaaagcacATTATTATTTCTGAATTGGACTGACGTGACAAATTACAGATATGTCAGGGCCCTCCCCTCATTCcattcccacctgacatcccaaaaGACCCCATCCTATCtgtctcctctccctcttcccTTTTGtgctccttcttctccttctccctctttccCTCTCATTGCAGTAGTACACAGAGCAGTGTGACTACACAGCGGCCATCTCCGCCGGAGTCTGGGCAGCTGATGTTATTCCGTTGATAACACACCTACAATAAaagaccggctcatccttccacaccctgccagatcgttAGACTGGACGTACCCCGTCAGTTTGCCTTCTAGCCTCTTGCTCCGTTGCCCGTGTATTTTTGACTCtaattctgttctgttctcttcACCAGAAGACCAGCTGCCCGGACTCCCTCCTGTCTCATCTGTCTTCTTGTTCCCCGTCGTGGACCCCAGCCAGCTCCATGTCCTTCCTGGTTTCCCCTCCGTGGTTCCCCTCCGGCTTCCCCTGGTTCATCCACCATTCCCCGACTCCATCTGCCACGTCCTCCCTCTCGAACACACTCCCGGTTCCCCACCTTCCCACAATACCCCTCTTACCCCTGAATAAACCTGCTGTCAAGCCAGCCTGTGCCTCGACCAtgtgctctctgctcgggttctTTGCTTGTTGTGTGACAAGATATGTGCTTCCTGAACAGAAAATTTAGGTTTAGTGGCTGTGTGTTATTCGTGATTAATTTCTGATTTCTCAGAGAATTCCAGTGTGCTGCCTCAAACTTGgttataaaaacatgaattcagtttgaaattaaTGGTTAAAATAGTGAAGCGTAAGGAACTCACTGAGAAAGACAGAGTCTGAATTAAAACAGTTCATGATGCTGGATGGTCTTTGAGACAAATAGAGGAAGACATAAAATGTTCTCACAGTGTAGTCAAGTATGTAACTGTAACTTACAAAATGCGCCAAGGATGAGGCCGAAAATGAAAACTAACTGAAGCAGATGTCAGCACCTCAAGATCTGATCTTCAGGCTGAGATTAATGCTTCTAGATCAGAATCTGAGAAAATCTCCAGAATGACCGTAAGATGACTGAAGGAACAAGGCTTACTGAGGCctgcaaacatgaaaaaatatgtacaatttGCCACTTAAATAAAGTCTAAActtgaatcccattgaacagaTCTGAGATTTATTGAATTCAAGAACAGATTGCACAAAAGTCTCATCCAAAGCAAGTCTGTGGGAACAGGTAGAAACTATTTGGAAGTCAGTAACAAAAgcgtcacagaagtctttgtcatggtaccCGTTGCTAGCtgaacccccacaatgctctctgcttgccaacatgaacCGATAGTTTGTGTCTCCGGAGgctgcactaaaaaaataatgataccTTGGTTGCTACGACTTGCATTTGGGCAAAATGTGAGATGATCATACTTGAATTTtcaggtaaaataaaaatggaatcatCTGTTGTGgccagggccggccctaggttCACAGGCACCCTAGGCAAAATAGTAATACGGCGCCGCCCCCCCCCTTCGAATCCAATACACTTTCCCATAAATCTCTGCGCAGAGATTCAGCAGAGGTGTCTACACTAAAGACCTGCTTTAATTTGTTAACATAATCATAACAATAGGAGCTATATCATGCAAAATCCACTTTTTGTAGGTTTTAACCATGTCATACTGTTATTATTTAGATTAAAGAGTTTCTGCAGGTAGCCAAAGTAACATGTGGCTTCAGCAGAGCTTTTTGCTGCATCAGAGACAACCAAGTTCACAGTGTGTGCTCCACATGGCACAAATAAAGCCCTCGGGTTGACCTGGAGCAGTCTAGCTTGGACTCCCTTATTTTTGCCCTTCATGTTTGCTCCATTGTCATATGATTGCCCTCTGCAGTCATCAAATGGGATATTAAGTTGTAGTAATTTCTTAAGAATGAGGGCTGAGAGGCCTTCTCCTGTTGTTTCCTCTGCCTCTAGAAACCCcagaaaatgttctttaatCTGTGGAGTGCCTTCAACAGAGACAATGCGAATTATAACTGATAATTGCTCCACATGGCTCACATCAGGTGTGCAGTCTAAAATGATTGCGTAATATTTGGACTCATTGATTTCCTTTACAATGGCATGCAAAATCCTTTCACTAAGGCAGTCAATCAGTTCATTTTGAATGGTCTTCCCCAGGTAGGTTGTGTGACTGGCTCCTCCTTCAATCTTAATAATGTGCTCTTTCAGCACAGGATCAAACTGAGCCATTAACTCCACTTCCTTAAGGAAATTTCCATTGTTTGGCTGATTAAGTTGGTCTGTGGAACCCCTGAGTGCAATATTTCTCTCTGCCAGTGACTTAATAATTGCCACAAGTCTGGTGAGAACTTCCCGCCATCTCCTCCTTTCAGCATGTATTATGGCCATCTCAATATTGTCAATTGTTTGACCCTTTTTTGAACGACTTTCAAGTTCTCTCCAGCTTCCCATGTTATTTGTGTGttctttactgttttcatgtgttttaagTATGTCACCACAGTTTTTCCAGTCATCAGTGCCATCCTTGCTAAGTTTAAAAGTCTTCTGTGAGAAGAGcttgcagcagaaacagtacaaactatctttcttttttgaatACATGAGCCATGACCttttgattttttccccattggTCAACAGTCTGAAGAAATGGCGGTGATGGCAACTTCTTCCATCCTGTTTTTTGGGGAACGAGAAGTCTGACCTTATTACAGGTGGTCCTCGACTAACCAATTCAGTCCTCTCTGAATCAGACAAGTTGGGTGGCCAATCAGCGGGATCAATGGGGGCTGCTGAGATGGGCTCACATACATCTGTTGATGTTGATGGAGCGCCTGTAGGCTGGCGGATTGTATTGAGACTGCTGGTGCTGGGTCCTTCTGTAAGAGATTAAAATACACAAGATGTCAATGACAGGacaaataaattttatttatttatttttttactgtgattcaaatatttctataaaatgcagaaaatatatttgtttttcaaagtatGATAAGTATGCATAATTTGCATTCTGGCATTAAATAAAGATAATGCACACAGTgagcaacaaactaaaacactaaattgtaccatatttttgaagaacaccaagatttttttttttactctttcttttatttgccaACAAATGACCATAACATGATGTATTGATTGTTTAAGTAATTGTGTATGCTTTTCTCAcgagtttatatatatatatatatatatatatatatatatatatataaaatagaatGAATGTATATTCCTATATATAATACAAAATGTATAATACTCACCTGGTTCAACCGTTTGAGGTGGTGTCTGAAGAATTACagtgctgctgcttggtgcttcACTGACTGCTCCTgtacaaagcaaaaacatataGATCTTTAAGAAttactttttttcctcaattgtttttgtgaaaattatataatacaaaacataaagtGGATGGATTTGATTCAAATCTTATATAAGACGTATAATTACATTGCTACTACTTTGCTATTGTAATGCTCACCAGCATCAACATTTTGAAGTTGTGTCTCAATCACTGCTGTGCTTCTGCTTAATGCTTGAGATGCTgtgtaaaacaccaa includes these proteins:
- the LOC127535494 gene encoding zinc finger MYM-type protein 1-like is translated as MKRLSKPSGAAFRKRRREEEEKRAQSRDALRKYLQPRQGPTVEAAAEEAASSVSQLPSPVAVSDSDSEHSSQALSRSTAVIETQLQNVDAGAVSEAPSSSTVILQTPPQTVEPEGPSTSSLNTIRQPTGAPSTSTDVCEPISAAPIDPADWPPNLSDSERTELVSRGPPVIRSDFSFPKKQDGRSCHHRHFFRLLTNGEKIKRSWLMYSKKKDSLYCFCCKLFSQKTFKLSKDGTDDWKNCGDILKTHENSKEHTNNMGSWRELESRSKKGQTIDNIEMAIIHAERRRWREVLTRLVAIIKSLAERNIALRGSTDQLNQPNNGNFLKEVELMAQFDPVLKEHIIKIEGGASHTTYLGKTIQNELIDCLSERILHAIVKEINESKYYAIILDCTPDVSHVEQLSVIIRIVSVEGTPQIKEHFLGFLEAEETTGEGLSALILKKLLQLNIPFDDCRGQSYDNGANMKGKNKGVQARLLQVNPRALFVPCGAHTVNLVVSDAAKSSAEATCYFGYLQKLFNLNNNSMTWLKPTKSGFCMI